A region from the Polyangiaceae bacterium genome encodes:
- a CDS encoding DUF1449 family protein → MNPLAWNNLVFLIPIALAVVLMFGSAMGLSDFGADADADVDADADVDADADADADADADADAEHDADGGHSVLALLGVGKVPLSLLLMTALFLFGGIGLCTSTILSPVLGGTAAGLVALSGAVVGATVLTGLVARVVARVLPSTETYAGDELDLVGCTGVALLDIGESFGVAHVADDGGALMKIRCRTYEGSIEKGAPVLVTELDPVSHVFTVEKSPV, encoded by the coding sequence GTGAATCCGCTCGCCTGGAACAACTTGGTGTTTCTGATCCCCATCGCCTTGGCCGTGGTGTTGATGTTCGGCTCGGCGATGGGCCTGTCGGACTTCGGTGCCGATGCCGATGCGGACGTGGATGCGGACGCGGACGTGGATGCGGACGCGGATGCCGACGCAGATGCCGACGCCGACGCGGATGCGGAACACGACGCCGATGGTGGACACTCCGTGCTGGCGCTCCTGGGCGTCGGCAAGGTGCCGCTCTCCTTGCTGCTGATGACGGCGCTGTTCCTGTTCGGAGGCATCGGGCTGTGCACCAGCACCATTCTCTCACCGGTGCTCGGCGGAACCGCGGCCGGCCTCGTGGCCCTGAGCGGCGCCGTGGTGGGCGCCACGGTCCTCACCGGACTGGTGGCGCGGGTGGTGGCCCGCGTGCTGCCCTCCACCGAGACCTACGCCGGTGACGAGCTGGACTTGGTGGGTTGCACGGGAGTCGCCTTGCTGGACATCGGCGAGAGCTTCGGTGTGGCGCACGTGGCCGATGACGGCGGGGCGCTGATGAAGATCCGCTGCCGTACCTACGAAGGCTCCATCGAGAAGGGGGCGCCCGTGCTGGTGACCGAGCTCGATCCCGTGAGCCACGTGTTCACCGTGGAGAAGAGCCCCGTCTGA
- a CDS encoding sigma-54-dependent Fis family transcriptional regulator produces MPRNHLWRAAELAIENPFRGDGWAAACQELLAEGVAAPVADALKRGDHVLAQRLVLALGFAQSAAGMEPQQLLDDHALPARLAKQLPRSGYVRIAAAAGRSTRALGALRGRSAAMRRVRRDTWAACFGESLYHALVLEAVVRDHDVLILGETGTGKETVAEAIVAGTPGDASGSPCPRAALNAAAVPDTLIESELFGHVRGAFTGAQGSRAGRIRSAADGCFFLDEIGDLTDTAQAKLLRVMETDEVTPLGSDKPERADVRYVAATHQDLAAMVDAGSFRRDLYQRLAGNVIQLPPLRQRPEDIVDIGLAFVARYVADEGQALGLDHLRPWLESAEARAYPWPGNVRELQNALRNVMLGLPPALTAEPRSSPTAAPLPPALVDGSWPLAQVERWYIDRVVQRSAGNLSEAARFLGVDRSTLARRLRRKSAP; encoded by the coding sequence ATGCCGCGGAACCACCTTTGGCGGGCGGCGGAGCTCGCCATCGAAAACCCGTTTCGCGGCGACGGCTGGGCTGCGGCTTGCCAGGAGCTCTTGGCGGAAGGCGTGGCCGCGCCCGTCGCGGACGCCCTGAAGCGTGGTGACCACGTCTTGGCCCAGCGGCTGGTGCTCGCCCTCGGCTTCGCCCAGTCTGCCGCGGGCATGGAGCCCCAGCAGCTGCTGGACGACCACGCCCTGCCGGCGCGGCTCGCCAAGCAGCTGCCGCGCTCCGGCTACGTCCGCATTGCCGCCGCCGCGGGCCGCTCCACCCGCGCCCTCGGTGCCCTGCGCGGTCGCTCCGCGGCCATGCGGCGGGTCCGGCGGGACACCTGGGCGGCGTGCTTCGGCGAGTCGCTCTATCACGCACTGGTGCTCGAGGCCGTGGTGCGCGACCACGACGTCTTGATCCTGGGAGAGACCGGCACCGGCAAGGAGACGGTGGCGGAGGCCATCGTCGCGGGCACCCCGGGCGACGCGAGCGGCAGCCCGTGCCCACGGGCAGCGCTGAACGCCGCCGCGGTCCCCGACACGCTGATCGAGAGCGAGCTCTTCGGCCACGTGCGCGGCGCTTTCACGGGCGCCCAAGGCTCGCGCGCCGGGCGCATCCGTTCCGCCGCGGACGGCTGCTTCTTTCTCGACGAGATCGGCGATCTCACCGATACCGCGCAGGCCAAGCTGCTGCGGGTGATGGAGACCGACGAGGTCACGCCCCTCGGAAGCGACAAGCCCGAGCGCGCCGACGTGCGCTACGTCGCGGCCACGCATCAAGATCTCGCTGCCATGGTCGACGCGGGCTCGTTCCGCCGCGACCTCTACCAGCGCCTCGCGGGCAACGTGATCCAGCTGCCACCGCTGCGACAGCGCCCGGAGGACATCGTCGACATCGGCTTGGCGTTCGTGGCCCGCTACGTCGCGGACGAAGGCCAAGCCCTCGGCCTCGATCACCTGCGCCCCTGGCTCGAGAGCGCCGAAGCCCGTGCCTATCCCTGGCCGGGGAACGTCCGGGAGCTGCAGAACGCCCTGCGCAACGTGATGCTCGGCCTCCCTCCCGCGCTGACGGCAGAGCCACGGTCCTCCCCCACCGCCGCCCCGCTGCCCCCGGCATTGGTGGATGGCAGCTGGCCCTTGGCCCAGGTCGAGCGCTGGTACATCGACCGCGTCGTGCAGCGGAGCGCCGGCAACCTCTCGGAAGCAGCCCGCTTTCTGGGTGTGGACCGCAGCACCCTCGCCCGCCGCTTGCGCCGGAAATCCGCGCCATGA
- a CDS encoding PD40 domain-containing protein has product MRSKSRALVLASAVVLVFAHACGGDEGGVAGGSGASSGTGGGAGSDSGSGGSAGDAGPIIDSSTPQVESLTIEPASVTIDVTNGSSTPVALKAIAHYAGGTTAPVQADWSFDRVDLGIVSGSGSLSAHGTKGGTGTVTATVGSQSATAGATINLHFDDNSANLSQADQDKFKTPDANPSGTFLYPYDETVFARGILPPELMWSDGAAGDAYKIEIVDKNVTLTSYVNADPPSRYLMDKKWWEALTESSDGSPVSVKVQRLDGGGVAHQPMAETWSIAPGSLRGSIYYWAVNTGTLMKIAPGAGSPVPVFDPGPADQLGTPAPANYNNTTPPWESGGNNKRCVACHTVSKDGSTIATVFEKKGSTASPWGTVDLTQSTPSVTQITAYDSTTIYLAITPDGAYVVHNDLNMTMHLTDAKTGAPIASALDATSAVADPAFSPDGKRMAFSSNVVGSYPVEFNKADLDVFDFDAATQTFQNRQTIVPGGGQAIAFPSFSPDSKWIFYQKGDYSRAKYGAGGNMTGHDELYVTDVAKQVGELKLSAASGSTLAPRNQQRSYQPTVNPISVGGYVWVVFVSPRDYGNRMLSTTDATTENRKQLWVAAVDVNPTPGKDPSHPAFWLPGQDIDTVNMSGYWALEPCKQEGTSCDDGYECCTGFCRDQGNGTFACVPPPTNECAKIGEKCTTAADCCKPPSNVECIGGFCASPGPA; this is encoded by the coding sequence TCCACGCCGCAGGTCGAGTCGCTCACCATAGAGCCCGCGAGCGTCACCATCGACGTGACGAACGGCAGCTCCACGCCGGTAGCGCTCAAGGCCATCGCCCACTACGCCGGCGGCACCACGGCGCCGGTGCAAGCGGACTGGTCCTTCGATCGCGTCGATCTCGGTATTGTCTCCGGCTCCGGCAGCCTATCCGCGCACGGCACCAAGGGCGGCACCGGCACCGTCACTGCGACCGTGGGCTCTCAGAGCGCCACCGCCGGGGCAACCATCAACCTGCACTTCGATGACAACTCCGCGAACCTCTCGCAGGCCGATCAGGACAAGTTCAAGACGCCGGACGCCAACCCCAGCGGCACGTTCCTCTACCCCTACGACGAGACGGTGTTCGCCCGCGGCATCTTGCCGCCGGAGCTGATGTGGAGCGACGGCGCTGCGGGGGACGCCTACAAGATCGAGATCGTCGACAAGAACGTCACGCTCACCAGCTACGTGAACGCGGACCCGCCCAGCCGCTACCTGATGGACAAGAAGTGGTGGGAAGCGCTTACGGAGAGCAGCGACGGTAGCCCGGTGTCCGTCAAGGTGCAGCGCCTCGATGGCGGCGGCGTCGCGCATCAACCGATGGCCGAGACCTGGAGCATCGCCCCCGGCAGTCTGCGCGGCAGCATCTACTATTGGGCCGTAAACACCGGTACGCTGATGAAGATCGCCCCGGGAGCCGGCAGTCCCGTGCCCGTGTTCGATCCCGGTCCCGCGGATCAGCTCGGCACCCCGGCGCCCGCCAACTACAACAACACCACGCCGCCGTGGGAGAGCGGCGGCAACAACAAGCGCTGCGTGGCCTGTCACACGGTGAGCAAGGACGGCTCCACGATAGCCACCGTGTTCGAGAAGAAGGGATCCACTGCGAGCCCCTGGGGCACGGTGGATCTGACCCAGAGCACGCCCAGCGTCACCCAGATCACGGCGTACGATTCCACGACCATCTACCTCGCCATCACGCCGGACGGCGCGTACGTCGTGCACAACGATCTGAACATGACGATGCACCTGACGGACGCGAAGACCGGCGCGCCCATCGCGTCCGCGCTGGACGCCACCTCGGCCGTTGCGGATCCCGCGTTTTCCCCCGACGGCAAGCGCATGGCCTTCTCCAGCAACGTGGTGGGCAGCTACCCCGTGGAGTTCAACAAGGCGGATCTCGACGTGTTCGATTTCGACGCCGCCACGCAGACCTTCCAGAACCGCCAGACCATCGTCCCGGGCGGCGGGCAAGCCATCGCGTTCCCGAGTTTTTCCCCGGATTCGAAGTGGATCTTCTATCAGAAGGGCGACTACAGCCGCGCCAAGTACGGCGCCGGTGGCAACATGACCGGTCACGACGAGCTGTACGTGACGGACGTGGCCAAGCAGGTCGGCGAGCTCAAGCTCTCCGCCGCCAGCGGTTCCACCCTCGCTCCGCGCAATCAACAACGTAGCTATCAACCGACGGTCAATCCCATCTCCGTGGGTGGCTACGTCTGGGTCGTGTTCGTGAGCCCCCGTGACTACGGCAACCGCATGCTCTCCACTACGGATGCCACCACCGAGAACCGCAAGCAGCTGTGGGTCGCCGCCGTGGACGTGAACCCCACGCCGGGCAAGGACCCGAGCCACCCCGCCTTCTGGCTACCCGGGCAGGACATCGACACCGTCAACATGAGCGGCTACTGGGCGCTCGAGCCCTGCAAGCAAGAGGGCACTTCGTGCGACGACGGCTACGAGTGTTGCACCGGGTTCTGTCGCGATCAGGGCAACGGTACCTTCGCCTGCGTGCCGCCGCCCACGAACGAGTGCGCCAAGATCGGCGAGAAGTGCACCACCGCTGCGGATTGCTGCAAGCCGCCCTCGAACGTCGAGTGCATCGGTGGCTTCTGTGCCTCGCCGGGCCCTGCTTGA